The window CGTACAGATGAACATCACGTTGGAGAGATCAAAGGGGACGCCGAGATAGTGATCGCTGAAGCTATAGTTCTGCTCCGGATCCAGCACCTCCAGCAGGGCCGAAGAGGGATCACCCCGAAAATCGGCTCCGACCTTATCGACCTCGTCGATCATAAAGACGGGATTGTTCGACCCGGCCTGCTTGATCCCCTGAATGACCCGACCGGGCAACGCCCCGATATACGTCCGCCGGTGGCCGCGGATCTCCGCCTCGTCGCGAACACCGCCCAACGAGATCCGGATGAACTTGCGCCCCAGGGCGCGGGCGATGGAACGGCCAAGGGATGTCTTCCCCACCCCCGGCGGCCCAACAAAGCAGAGGATCGGCCCCTTCATCTTCTTTTTCAGCTTGCGGACAGCCAGGTATTCGAGGATTCGCTCCTTGACCTTTTCAAGGTCGTAGTGGTCCTCGTTGAGAATCTTGGACGCCTGCTTAATCGACAGCTTGTCTTTGGTTGGCCGACTCCACGGCAGCTCGATCAGCCAGTCAAGATACGTCCGGATGACAGAGGCCTCCGCCGCATCAGGATGCATCCGGCTAAGCCGTCCGAGTTGCGTTTTTGCCTCGGACTCGACCGCTTCGGGCATCTTGGCCTTCCGGATCTTCTGCTCCAACTCCTTCAGTTCTTGATTTCTGTCGTCGGTCTCGCCAAGCTCTTTCTGGATGGCCTTTAACTGCTCTCTGAGGTAATACTCCCGATGCGTCTTGTCCATCTCCTCCCGAGCTTGGCTCTGGATTCGATGCTGTACCTCGAGCACCTCGAGCTCCTTGCCCAGCAGCTCACTGACCCGCTTCAAGCGCTGAGTTGGATCGAACAGTTCCAGGACCTCCTGGGCCTGCTCCATCTTCAGATCCAGGTGGCTGGCTACGAGGTCGGCCAGACGGCCCGGGTGTTCGAGGTTATTGATAATTACCACCACATCCGATGAGATTTGCTTTCCGAGGGCCACGCTCTTGCTGACCAGCTCCTTGACCGAACGGATCAGTGCCTCCGCCTCAACGGCAGGCGTGGCCAGATCCGTTTCGGGAACTTCGGCGATCCTCGCCTCGAAGTAGGGTTCGCGCCGCTCAATCCCAATGACCTTCGCGCGGGAAAGACCCTGAACCAGCACCTTGACCCGCCCGTCCGGCATCTTGAGCATCCGCATGATCATCGCCACGGTCCCGACCGAGTGGATCTCATCGGTGCCGGGATCCTCCTTCTCAGCATCCCGTTGCGCCACCAGCAGGATGAGGCGGTCCCTCGACAGCGATTCGTCTACCGCTCGGACCGATTTCTCCCGACCTATAAAGAGAGGCAAGATCATGAAGGGATAGATCACCACATCTCGCACCGGCAGGAGCGGGATCGTTTCAGGCATCTTCCGAGCCTGTGCCTCGGTCTTGGTCTCGGACTGCTCGGTGTCTGCGACCGACATCTGCTCTGTACTTTCTATCGTTCCTTCGATCGAACTCAGGACAGGCTTCTCGTCCGCCACGGCTTTCAGTTCTCCTTCCGGTCCCGTTCCGCAGTTGCTCCCACCTCGCCCAGGCTGAGTGTTCTCAGGTATGCCCGCAATCCCGGCGCCAAGTCCGGACGCTTGAGCGCAAACTGCACGGTCGCCTTCAAAAAACCCAGCTTGCTCCCCGCATCATATCGGTACCCGCGGAACGCGAGCCCGTACATCGTTTGTGTTTTCAGCAGCGCCCGCAGGCCGTTCGTAAGCTGAATCTCTCCGCCTTTATCCGGTGCGGTCTGTTCAAGCGCCTCGAAGATTTCCGGCGTCAGAATGTAACGCCCGATGATGGCCAGATCGGACGGAGCCGCCTCGGGAGTCGGCTTCTCTACCAGATCCAGGATCTGGTAGACCGAATCATCAGCCCACTTGGGATCGATGATCCCGTAACTGCCGGTTTCCTCCTTACTGACCTGCTGTACGGCAATAATCGAGGACTGATACCGTTCAAATGCTGCAATCATCTGCTCCAGACAGGGGACCTCAGCATCGATGATGTCGTCTCCAAGCAAGACGGCGAAAGGCTCATTTCCCACAAGGGCTCTGGCCGTGAGGATCGCGTGCCCCAGGCCGAGGGGCTCCTCCTGACGGATGTAGCAAAACGATGCCAACTCGGAGATCCGCTCGATCTCCTGCAACTGCTCCTCTTTGCCTTGCCGCCCAAGCGCAATTTGCAACTCCAGCGATCGATCAAAGTGGTTCTCGATCGCATCCTTCCCCCGACCGGTCACAATGATGATATCCTCGATCCCCGACGCGGCGGCTTCCTCCACCACGTACTGGATGGTAGGCTTATCCACAATCGGGAGCATCTCTTTTGGTTGCGCCTTCGTTGCGGGGAGGAACCGCGTCCCCAAACCCGCAGCAGGTACAATGGCTTTACGAATTCGCATTGGTCAAACCCACTCTGACTCTACTCGAGCTGTGAGAGAATGGTGAAACCACAAGAAAAGATCTTGGGGAGACCTGCGGAGGGTTCATACCTGCGATGACCGCCCCGCCAAAGCCGGTACTGAGGCGAATAACCATCATACCTCGGGGCCTTCCTTTCCCGCCCTGGTGGACAAGAACAGGCGCAGGCAACCGAAAACGATACGACCGGATTTCGCTCCCGCGAAAGATCCTCAGCTCCTTCGATTCATACGCCGTTTGAATAACCTTTAGTTGCCTATTGTATATCGTATCTTTCACTAAAAAGTCAAGCGTCTGAGGCTCGGTCGGAAGCTGTTCGACGCCAAATATTTTCCCGAGTTGCAGCAGTATCAAAAGGCCAGGGTGTGGGGGCAAACTTTTGAAGCCAAGGAGGCGAGCTCGTATTCGTATGATGAAAGGTGCGGACTGAAGTATCCGTCGTTGTGGCGTAACCGATACACCGCGTCTACAGATCGTTGCCGCGACGCTCGACCACATTCATCGTAGAACAATACGATCCAGAGGCCATGCTGGCGTGGGTGTGTCTTCGGATAGCTGTCGTTGAGCGGATGGCTAGCGTTGAGCCGGGTTTCGTTCCTCAACCCAGCCTATGGCGCTGTCGTCGGAATCGGTATCGTGTCCCGGGATTTTTCGGATTTCGATGCGCAGTTGAATTCGTCCGCCAAGATATGTTAGCATATATATGTATTGTGCCAGGAGGTTGAGATGAAACGGACAACAGTCTTTGCGGACGAAGATCTACTGAACAGGTTGCGTGAAATTGCGAGGCGCGAGCAGACTACGTTATCGGCGATCATCAGAACCGCGCTCGAACGCTACGCCTCACGCCGTCGATCCAGACGTTCCAGTCTTTCACTGATGGCAATCGGTCGAAGCGGGCGCAAGGATGTGGCCGAACACGCTGAGGAGTTGCTCGGTAAGGGCTTCGGCCGCTGATGCCGTCGATCCTCGTTGATACTGGCCCCCTGTACGCGATGGCCGATCAAGATGACGACTGGCACGCTCGAGTGGTCGGGTTCCTCAAGCATTCACGAGCTGAGCTGATTGTATCCGTCGCCGTGCTGCCAGAAGCCGCCTACCTGCTGGCCACCCATCTGGGACCTGAAGCCGAACAGAAACTGGTCTACTCACTTATGAACGGCGAGATGACGCTGGAGCAGCTCATACTCCAAGACTTACAACGTACCCTTGAACTCCTCAATCGCTATGCGACTGCGCGAATCGGGTTCGTTGACGCGGCCGTGGTGGCGACGGCCGAGCGTTTGAAAATCTCGCGCATTCTGACGACCGACCGGCGTGATTTTTCCCTCATTCGTCCGCGCCATTGCAAAGCGTTTGAGTTGCTCCCATAGTCTTAACGTACTTTGATCCGACGAATGCACCGCCGATGGGCTTCCCTGATCGCTTGCCGTAAGTCCGGTAGGCTGGGATGAGTGAAGCGAATCCTGGCAATTCACTCCTATTGCTATTGGTACATTGCGGCTTCCGGCGATACCACCGCCCGATCGGCAAGGCATATGCCATGTTGCCTTACCAGATCATCCCACACAACCCGGCGATGCGCCCAACCAAGAGATCGTTGCCGCGCCGCCTAACCACATTCATCGTGAAACGGTACGACCCGCTAGCCATTCTCGCGCGTGAATATGGTCGCCTAGCCGCCGTTTAGCTGGGTTTCGTTTCTCAACCAGGCCTACGGGCCTATCATCCTACCAGGTCGATGCCTGACAACTGCTGTCCGAACTCGATCAGAATTTCTGAAGTGATTACCGCGTTCTCTCCTTGCGCCTGCAATACCCAGTTTCCATCCTTGACGCCTTGTTTCGTGCGAGACACCCCTTTATCGACCATCAGATTCTGAAGCGCCTCGTAACGCGGCGAATCGGCGGCTGGCTCGACCTCAAGCCGGTCGTCAAAGACCCGAATAATAAAACCCTTGTCAGGGGGTGACGACACCCGGCCAACCCATTTTTCTGCCGAAGTCTTTTTGGACCTCCACGTCCTGAGCTGAAGCTGTCCGCTAGTGATCATTTCCAGCATGGCGTCCTCGATGTCGTCTGGGCAATCCAACCGCCGGACTCGATCCCACAGTGACGGATCCACACGTAGCGCTGGCTTCACCTCCTCCGAAATCGTTAGCTCCGGCGCAAGTTCCTCGACCCACTTCACGAATGCCTCTGCAATCAACTCTCGACGGCACTTACAGAACTCCTCGAAGGCCTGCGTGGCCGTATCGTTTGCGTTCTTCGCCATTTCTTTGGCGTTCTCGTAGCTTTTTCTAACCTCCCCATCGGCTCCGAGGAAGTGATGCTCCCGGTTCTCGGGAGATTCCCATTTGAGATCGATTGGGTCGCTTCCCAACCCTGTCTCATAGTCATTCAGTTCATGCGAGATATAGGTGATGTTGCCGATGTTGTTGGACGGATGTCGGCTGACCCGTCCCCGCTCCTCGATGTTATAGAGCTTCTTGAGTAAGCTATAAGGCACGATGTGCTGCTTCTCTGGTTCCACACCTTCCTCCAAGGCGACCTCTTGCCCCTGTTGCCTCCACAAGCGTTTCGTCTCGTTCAGATTCTTGTATGAGAAATCGCGAGCGCCTTCTTTTCGCAGGAGCCAATACAGCATCAAGACATAGCGGTCCATGAGCGTGTTGGAATCTTTAAGCCAGATGGACAAGTGTTCTCGGAGGTCGGCAGGCTGAGAAATACTGCGGTGCAACTTCTCAAGGCAGTCCTTGGCCGTTTCGGCTCGATTGACTTCATTGACAAGCTTGAAAATCTTCTCTTGGCTCGGATTCTGAACGAGGAGAAGCCTTAAGGCCAAGCATGACAGGACCGGCGCGTACCTATTCATCTCCGGTTTTATGAGGTCCGGGAAGCGGATCAAGAGTTGGAAAAGGGGGAGCAGCGACATAGTGTCAGGTAAGGT of the Candidatus Methylomirabilota bacterium genome contains:
- a CDS encoding PIN domain-containing protein is translated as MPSILVDTGPLYAMADQDDDWHARVVGFLKHSRAELIVSVAVLPEAAYLLATHLGPEAEQKLVYSLMNGEMTLEQLILQDLQRTLELLNRYATARIGFVDAAVVATAERLKISRILTTDRRDFSLIRPRHCKAFELLP
- a CDS encoding DUF262 domain-containing protein, encoding MMNVVSPPSDPTVQYLIGDLYHDLGIPHFQRGLVWNDDNTSLLLESLYFDTPCGTIILWKPEEPGEHGIPLLGSDKPQYWVIDGQQRIRSLRGALGPENGRSAQSTSDEEGDDTEPNARRVWCLNLSRVPELAGFFDPSMSRYPMFCLIADPTRQGARFKHNFIPLYLFFGDQDADIHARIKPANAATDEVVQQIKEIHLRRRIGQLRERQVFFLKTLRESQDKNENRLADVVALYNRINSAGKRVESEEKAFATLVSLYSPTNERLGQFFHAVHPPDEHDHPEGHANNLERDDILERRKERNFGFKLFIRTFIQVYAYRFGYSPGSNSFSFEVVNSLPFQMRLKNNTKEIERLFDRTDKVVRFVRWDILHDGLKCDDLQTLPDTMSLLPLFQLLIRFPDLIKPEMNRYAPVLSCLALRLLLVQNPSQEKIFKLVNEVNRAETAKDCLEKLHRSISQPADLREHLSIWLKDSNTLMDRYVLMLYWLLRKEGARDFSYKNLNETKRLWRQQGQEVALEEGVEPEKQHIVPYSLLKKLYNIEERGRVSRHPSNNIGNITYISHELNDYETGLGSDPIDLKWESPENREHHFLGADGEVRKSYENAKEMAKNANDTATQAFEEFCKCRRELIAEAFVKWVEELAPELTISEEVKPALRVDPSLWDRVRRLDCPDDIEDAMLEMITSGQLQLRTWRSKKTSAEKWVGRVSSPPDKGFIIRVFDDRLEVEPAADSPRYEALQNLMVDKGVSRTKQGVKDGNWVLQAQGENAVITSEILIEFGQQLSGIDLVG
- a CDS encoding ribbon-helix-helix protein, CopG family, giving the protein MKRTTVFADEDLLNRLREIARREQTTLSAIIRTALERYASRRRSRRSSLSLMAIGRSGRKDVAEHAEELLGKGFGR
- the galU gene encoding UTP--glucose-1-phosphate uridylyltransferase GalU; translation: MRIRKAIVPAAGLGTRFLPATKAQPKEMLPIVDKPTIQYVVEEAAASGIEDIIIVTGRGKDAIENHFDRSLELQIALGRQGKEEQLQEIERISELASFCYIRQEEPLGLGHAILTARALVGNEPFAVLLGDDIIDAEVPCLEQMIAAFERYQSSIIAVQQVSKEETGSYGIIDPKWADDSVYQILDLVEKPTPEAAPSDLAIIGRYILTPEIFEALEQTAPDKGGEIQLTNGLRALLKTQTMYGLAFRGYRYDAGSKLGFLKATVQFALKRPDLAPGLRAYLRTLSLGEVGATAERDRKEN
- a CDS encoding LON peptidase substrate-binding domain-containing protein encodes the protein MADEKPVLSSIEGTIESTEQMSVADTEQSETKTEAQARKMPETIPLLPVRDVVIYPFMILPLFIGREKSVRAVDESLSRDRLILLVAQRDAEKEDPGTDEIHSVGTVAMIMRMLKMPDGRVKVLVQGLSRAKVIGIERREPYFEARIAEVPETDLATPAVEAEALIRSVKELVSKSVALGKQISSDVVVIINNLEHPGRLADLVASHLDLKMEQAQEVLELFDPTQRLKRVSELLGKELEVLEVQHRIQSQAREEMDKTHREYYLREQLKAIQKELGETDDRNQELKELEQKIRKAKMPEAVESEAKTQLGRLSRMHPDAAEASVIRTYLDWLIELPWSRPTKDKLSIKQASKILNEDHYDLEKVKERILEYLAVRKLKKKMKGPILCFVGPPGVGKTSLGRSIARALGRKFIRISLGGVRDEAEIRGHRRTYIGALPGRVIQGIKQAGSNNPVFMIDEVDKVGADFRGDPSSALLEVLDPEQNYSFSDHYLGVPFDLSNVMFICT